The following proteins come from a genomic window of Desulfovibrio aminophilus:
- the lepB gene encoding signal peptidase I codes for MNPTWWKTLKEYAEALIVALVLALVIRAFIVQAFKIPSESMLNTLLVGDHLLVTKFAYGVRMPFSDKVIVPVGDPRRGDVVVFEYPIDPDKDFIKRVIGTPGDVVEIKAKQVFVNGKLLDEPYVVHDEPVAVANPHMPEVNENPAEYFDRNSFSWKRDWMPKTTVPEGKYFVMGDNRDHSYDSRFWGFVDRSALRGKALIIYWSWDFTHGLDIRWSRIGRLVN; via the coding sequence ATGAATCCGACGTGGTGGAAGACGCTCAAGGAGTACGCCGAAGCGCTCATCGTGGCGCTGGTCCTGGCGCTGGTGATCCGGGCCTTCATCGTGCAGGCCTTCAAGATTCCCTCCGAGTCCATGCTGAACACCCTGCTGGTGGGCGACCACCTGCTGGTGACCAAGTTCGCCTACGGCGTGCGCATGCCCTTCTCGGACAAGGTCATCGTGCCCGTGGGCGATCCCAGGCGCGGGGACGTGGTGGTCTTCGAGTATCCCATCGACCCGGACAAGGACTTCATCAAGCGCGTCATCGGCACGCCGGGCGACGTGGTGGAGATCAAGGCCAAGCAGGTCTTCGTCAACGGCAAGCTCCTGGACGAGCCCTACGTGGTGCACGACGAGCCCGTGGCCGTGGCCAATCCGCACATGCCCGAGGTGAACGAGAATCCGGCCGAGTACTTCGACCGCAACAGCTTCTCCTGGAAGCGGGACTGGATGCCCAAGACCACGGTGCCCGAGGGCAAGTACTTCGTCATGGGCGACAACCGCGACCACTCCTACGACTCGCGCTTCTGGGGCTTCGTGGACCGCTCGGCCCTGCGCGGCAAGGCGCTCATCATCTACTGGTCCTGGGACTTCACGCACGGCCTGGACATCCGCTGGAGCCGCATCGGCAGGCTCGTGAACTAG